A section of the Sphaerodactylus townsendi isolate TG3544 linkage group LG11, MPM_Stown_v2.3, whole genome shotgun sequence genome encodes:
- the TRIL gene encoding TLR4 interactor with leucine rich repeats — protein sequence MERVVRLMQLLLLGCSLALLPPAVNLICPEPCDCQQQQHLLCTNRGLRAVPKTLEPQDILTYSLGGNFIANISAFDFHRLGALQRLDLQYNRIRTLHPKAFERLARLEELYLGNNLLAALAPATLRPLAKLRILYVNANEINYLSAASFAGLGSLVKLRLDGNALASLGDATFAGMANLVYLHLEANRIHWLSRNAFAGLGKLRFLDLSGNQQSSLRHPDTFRPMRLLSTLLLSGNNLQQLAKGLFQHLSNLTKLSLSGNRLAWLAPEAFTGLEALKELGLEGNLLSQLPATLLHPLHSLEVLDLSHNSLVSLHPDAFRHLHKLRELSLQENALTTVPGDLFASSPTLYRLELDGNSWSCDCRLQGLKRWLGSWHSQGRLLTVFVQCHKPLALAGKYLDYLEDSQLLPPPNASCSEAAASPSPSPGGNISYNPGLVQERLSSLPSASTMQLIGSQKMSAPLPESGSWGTDTSPTVSTSNLLLSTRPPPLPGGAWSRRAGKHHLVSSASTIPPLVTDPCDFNKLFLYNLSVETVTASAVTVRWGVRPHRSPRLLGPVRFRILFDRFGAAVKFQRFVYLPEWSEPTATLQELHPDTPYLVCVEGVIGGRVCPVAPRDHCAGVVTLPEEDEGAAAAAVAGGARGPDQQLLTLVLLAVNALLLFLALAAWASRLVRKKVLGCRRRKAASPVHVRQMYSTRRPLRSMGTGVSADFSGFQSHRPPRSTVCALSEADLIEFPCERFLDSAAVGRGGSSSAHHGEDHLLQRFAD from the coding sequence ATGGAGCGCGTGGTCCGCCTGATGCAGCTGCTGCTTCTCGGCTGCTCGCTGGCTTTGCTCCCGCCGGCCGTAAACCTCATCTGTCCGGAGCCATGCgactgccagcagcagcagcacctcctctGCACCAACCGCGGGCTGCGGGCTGTGCCCAAGACCCTGGAGCCGCAGGACATCCTCACCTACAGCCTGGGCGGCAACTTCATCGCCAACATATCCGCCTTCGACTTTCACCGCTTGGGGGCGCTGCAGCGCCTGGACTTGCAGTACAACCGCATCCGCACGCTGCACCCCAAGGCCTTCGAGCGCCTGGCGCGCCTGGAGGAGCTCTACCTGGGCAACAACCTGCTGGCTGCCCTGGCGCCCGCCACGCTGCGCCCCCTGGCCAAGCTGCGCATCCTCTACGTCAATGCCAATGAGATCAATTACCTCAGCGCGGCTTCTTTTGCCGGCCTGGGCAGCCTGGTGAAGCTGCGGCTGGATGGCAACGCCTTGGCCTCGCTGGGCGACGCCACCTTTGCCGGGATGGCCAATTTGGTTTACTTGCAcctggaggccaaccgcatccaCTGGCTGAGCCGCAACGCTTTTGCCGGCCTGGGCAAACTGCGGTTTCTGGACTTGTCGGGCAACCAGCAGAGTTCCTTGCGTCATCCAGACACCTTTCGGCCTATGCGCTTGCTCAGTACCCTGCTTCTCTCAGGCAACAACCTGCAGCAGTTGGCCAAGGGGCTCTTCCAACACTTGTCCAATTTGACCAAGTTGTCACTGAGTGGGAACCGCCTGGCGTGGTTGGCACCGGAGGCCTTCACGGGGCTGGAGGCCCTCAAGGAGTTGGGTTTGGAAGGCAACTTATTGAGCCAGCTCCCGGCCACTTTGCTGCACCCGCTGCATAGCCTGGAGGTGCTAGACCTGAGCCACAACTCACTTGTTAGCCTTCACCCTGATGCCTTTCGTCACCTGCACAAGCTGCGGGAGCTCAGCTTGCAGGAAAACGCTCTGACCACAGTCCCTGGGGACCTCTTTGCCTCCAGCCCAACTCTCTACCGTCTGGAACTTGATGGGAATTCCTGGAGTTGTGATTGCCGCCTGCAAGGCTTGAAGCGCTGGCTGGGGTCCTGGCATTCCCAGGGACGGCTCCTGACCGTCTTTGTGCAGTGCCACAAGCCGCTTGCCTTGGCTGGGAAATATCTCGATTATCTGGAGGATTCCCAGCTTCTACCTCCTCCCAATGCCTCTTGTTCTGAAGCAGCTGCCTCTCCTTCCCCATCGCCTGGAGGCAACATCAGCTACAATCCTGGCCTGGTGCAGGAGAGGCTGAGCTCTTTGCCTTCCGCCTCAACCATGCAGCTGATTGGTTCCCAGAAGATGTCAGCCCCCCTGCCAGAATCAGGCAGTTGGGGGACTGACACCAGCCCTACTGTCTCAACATCCAACTTGCTGCTCAGCACCAGGCCGCCTCCTCTGCCTGGTGGTGCTTGGTCCAGGCGGGCAGGGAAACACCACTTGGTCTCTTCAGCATCTACCATCCCTCCCCTGGTCACTGACCCATGTGATTTTAACAAGCTGTTTCTGTACAACCTGTCAGTGGAGACAGTGACTGCCAGTGCAGTAACCGTGCGCTGGGGGGTCCGCCCACACCGTAGCCCTCGGTTGTTGGGACCTGTGCGCTTCAGAATCCTTTTTGACCGCTTTGGGGCTGCTGTCAAGTTCCAGCGTTTTGTTTATCTCCCTGAATGGAGCGAGCCGACGGCCACGCTCCAGGAACTGCACCCTGATACCCCTTACCTGGTCTGCGTGGAGGGCGTAATTGGGGGCCGCGTCTGCCCAGTAGCACCGCGGGACCATTGTGCAGGCGTGGTCACCTTGCCTGAAGAGGATGAAGGAGCAGCGGCGGCTGCTGTGGCAGGTGGGGCTCGAGGCCCAGACCAGCAGCTTCTCACTCTAGTGCTGCTGGCAGTGAATGCGCTGCTGCTGTTTCTGGCCCTGGCGGCCTGGGCCTCCCGCCTGGTGCGGAAGAAGGTGCTAGGGTGCCGACGGAGGAAAGCAGCATCTCCGGTGCACGTCAGGCAGATGTACTCCACCCGGCGTCCCTTGCGCTCCATGGGCACTGGAGTCTCTGCAGACTTCTCTGGCTTTCAGTCCCACCGTCCTCCTCGCAGCACCGTGTGTGCCTTAAGTGAAGCTGACCTCATTGAATTCCCCTGCGAGCGCTTCCTGGACAGTGCCGCCGTAGGCAGAGGTGGTAGCAGCAGTGCCCACCACGGAGAGGATCACCTGTTGCAGCGCTTTGCagactga